TTCACATCAAACCTTTATATACTTAAAAGAAAAAATGTGATGTTTAACCAGAatctttatgtatatatttattcaCTAGGGAAAATTTGGTGTTTaacaatagtatatatatatatatatatatatatcatggttGAAGAATTGTATGTACCTTTTCATGCCTGTTTTTTATGAAATTGTAAGATATAAGTTAGATTCACAATGACGTTAAAGACTTGCCCGTGTTATTGGATCGTGTATAAACGAAAACTCCATGAATGATTGTAATATCGACATGTACCAACTAACAGTTATATAAGAAAAACTTGTGGAATCCAGGACAATAACTTGAAGAAAGCAAAACTTGTCTATCAGTCATAGATCAAATTGCCTCTGCCTCTGCTCAACTGTCAACTACTTAAAAAGGGTGTTGACATTACATTCCTGTGCTCATTCCCGTGATTTCCCCCTTTAATACACCAACCAGTGCCACAGCTCTTTAGTTTTTTCATATCTAATTTCATGGCTTATGTCACCCAAATAATCAGACATATATTATTTGAGGCATCCAAAGCCTCAAAAATGGCCAAAAAAGTAAAAGAAAGAGCAATCATGCAGGCTGTTTACTTTTTCCTTGGAAAACTTTGATTTCCTATGTAATGATGGATCTCTATATCTATGTAGAATTTGAGCTGATTTTAGATATTTATTTGTAGTAAAATTAGTAGGGTTGGCACACAAAAATATTATGTGAAAACCAAATTACAAAATTGGAGTTTTATATGATAAAAGTGAAGAATATTTAGGGCCTTGAAATAGCAACGGCAATTATTAATATGGTTATGCTGTGCATATACCCtggagagaaataaagaaaaatttCTCTGTTTGCATGCTTTAAGGCTAAACACATCCTTCTCCAATCTGCTTATGAGTTTCTTCTGCAGTGATCACCATATCATCTTCTTGGTCTTCCAAAATAGTTTTGTCAATGCCAGAGCAATCAATGCTTGTTTCTTGAATTGCAGTGTTGTTATTACTATTATTGGATGGATCTTCTTTCGTTGGTGATTTTGTTGGCTTTTTGGTGTAGCTGATTTCACAACCAGAGTGGTTGGATAAGTCATGACCACTCAAACTCTCCACTGAATCTCCTTTTAGGGTCTTAGTTActttttccatttcttttccttttcccCACAGCACAGAATAGAGACCTATGATTATCAGAACTGAGCCAATCACACTGCACGCAAAGAAAAATTATGTTTGGGTGAGGCTGAAACACTGAAACATTTTAAGGTTAAAGAAATAATGTTAAAGGTCACAAACCTTCCTAAGTGCAGCTTCTCATCAAGGACAATGGAGCTCATAACTGCAACTATTACCATTAATAATGGACTAAACATAGTCACAAACAAAGGCCCCCTTTTGAGAATGCACCATGACATCACACAAACTGATATTGCAGATGTCACCACTCCCTGCACATttaatgtgatttatcatgttagcATTAATACAATATGAGTACAAGGTCACATGAACAAACTAAACTCTTGTTTAAACTCAAAGTATCTCTCCATTATTAATGAAATCTGAAAACTTAACATAGAAactgaacttaaaaaaatatacaaataatattaaataatgagtCTCAATGATGTTTCTCCAATTTCTTTATCATATATGTATAGCTATCCTATATCTTCTTATCCTTTATGGTGCATTCTAATCACATGTgatgacaaaagaaaaaaaaatgatttaaaaaaggAATACAGTGTCAAAATTCCTTCGAGTGGATTCTAGAAATATGTGATAGGCACAAAAGATAAAGGAAAGTTTTTTTTGGGTTCTAAAAACATGTGAtggcacaaagaaaggaaaaaagataTACAAAATAAAAGTAAGTTAAAAACCCCCAATGCTCAATCATACAATGAAATCAAAACACATgggaaattaaataatataaaacaaaatagaaacccATATTAGTTGAAACTCATTCTAAACATTTAAGCACAACAAACATGTTATCATCATCTATAAGTATCCCCTTCTTAAATAAATCAGATCTCCAATATAAATACGGAAAAACACTCACAAAAAACTAGATCATACCGAGTATATTGCAGTAAGAAGCTTGAGGTCCCACCCTATAGCCCACACTGAAGGATTCCGTCCTTCAAAAATTAGGGTAATCACTCCGGATTGAATCACCACTAGAAAACACATTAAGGCTGTACTAGAGTACTGAGCTGAATACTTGTTACTGATTTTTGCCTACAATCCATTGGGAAGAGCTATTAGATCTCATAGATAAGGAAGAAAAACATAACTCCTTTACTATCTATGATCTAAACTAGAAAGAGGAAACATACTCTCACCTGCATAATAAACCATGATGACCAGAAGATACAACTGCCGACTATTAACAATGAGCCTTTTATCCAGTCTTTAGGCTGAGAAGCATTAGCCTGCCCTTCGCTCACATGAATGTGAGTGGTCCATAACTGAATAGCCATTCCTTTGTATACTGTCATGAACATGGCTCCACCTACACACACTATGGTTCCCAAAACCTTTGCCTGACCAGCTGAGGTTCTAATCCCAACTCTTTCCAACCTAAAACTCATATAGCAGGCCTTTCCATTATACCCAGGAAGTTAATCTATTCAAGTAAAAACAATGTGATAAAATCTATATGATAATTCAATACATGAAGAACTGTATTATATGACAAGAAAAGAAAATATTGGAAATATTAAGTAAGGTTTTTCATAAAACAACCTTAAAGGAATAGCCATGAGAAATGTCAGAGCAGGAACTATGTTGCTGATTGCACATGCAAATGTAGTTGAGGTATAATCCAATCCTGCGTAGTAGAAATTCTGGTTTATAGTAGCCCTGCTCATAAACAAGAAATTTTACACTATTAAATCAAGGTGATGAAGGGGCAAGCAATGGATTTATAAAAGAAGGCTGACAATAAAATGATTACCCAAGCAAAGCGCTGAGAAAAATCTGGCAGAAAATCCCAAATGTGAGTTTTGGCCTTGTTTTCCTGATTCAACATACACAAAACGAAAGCTAAGATTCTcatgaaacataatattttgataCAGTGAATGCAATTTACAACTTGTAATCGTTAAGTAGGCTTAGATTTAGAGACCTTTCTAAGACATAAGCAAGAGGAGCAGTGACCAGTGTGGCTATCACATGCCTATAGAATACCAAGGTGAAGTGAGACATTCCTTGATTGAGCGCAACTTTTGAAATGATATTCATCCCAGCATATCCAAACTGAATTGATATCATAGCCAAAACTGGCTTAGATTTTTCATATAGTGGTGCTAAACCCACACAACAACTGCTTCCAATTTCTGCCATATGTActctttaaaaatttaaaaaaccttGTCAATTCCTGATGTTTCTCCGAATCCTGTCAAATAAacaatatattacatatattattatAAGCCCACAAAATTGTGAATTCAATATCTTGAATACTCACAAGGCTCCAAACGCTAGAACAGTTGCAGGGCATACCGTTGAGCAATTCTGGGTAATAGTATCTGTGGTAGTAGCAAAATGCCTTGTGTCTAGCAGTGCTTGTGCCACCTTAATGCTTCAACAATTTCAAGGCGACTTGTGTCGCTCAGTGGCATTTGGGTGCAATAAAGGAGCTTTATATAGCAATATTCGAATATTTCTCAAGAACATTGAAGTCCAAAAGCATCAGACTTCCATAACCTACAAGGCATGCCATGGTTATCAATTGGAAACAATGATAATGACAGCTTCATGTGCACCTCAACAACCAGTCTATCAACACCCAGTAGGTTATATCAACTTGGGAATTTGTCATTTAGACGTCTACACGATACCTATAACATAGATCTCTAAGTAAaactagtttaattaaatgaaaatctaTTTTCATTGAGGAAAACATGGGATCAAGTTCGATAGTGTAAACGATGCGAATTCAAGTGGATCATATAAAGTAGTGGTATTGAATTATAATTCATATGAATTAGTTAAAGATTCGAATCTAGGATCTTTCATTGCTATCGGAAAGTTCTATCAATTGAAATAGGTCCATCCTTGACCAATTTATCATGGGTTGGGGATGTGACTTACTTCAAAAGTCCTCCCTTAAAGCTACATTGTAGATGTCTGGGGCTCCTAACCTAGTTCCAATACTATATATTCAGCTACAAGTAATATGGACCACCTATGATCCAAACCTAAAACCATTTGTTATTAAAGTGTTCTACTAATTGAATTACAAgataaacttgaaaaaaaaaatggattaattAAATCATAAGTTTGTGATTTCCTTAAATCCAAGGAAAGAAGGATACTTCTTTAATAAAATCCATCATCCAACTTCAACCATATGCCAACTCATTCTCATTTGTCATGGATATTTGAGTATTCCACATATTTCTGACGTGGTTGATAAGATTAGTGATTAGCTCTTGCAGAAAAAATGCAAGCTACACAAGAAATTTGTCAAGCTCGCTTTAGAAATGCCACCATGGAAGGAAGCATTGCCCTGAAATAATTGTGGGTTCCGTGAATTCATGGGCTTTGAGCTGACAATGTGAAACGTAAGAATAAGTTTGAGGTTTGTTTAGATtggaatgagagaaagagagaagagcaTTCTAGGGTTAGAGAAACATCTTGCGTAAGAATTACTTAATGGTCTCTGCGGAGATTCGTCGACGTTCTCTTAGAAAGATATGAATGTACGAAAAATTAGTTGTGTGATACTGATATTGATGATTACAGTTGTGAAGAAATGGGCGTAGAGAGATACTAAAAAAATAACACGTCATGAATGGAAAGCCATGTTTATTGCCAAACCGTTCACGTCACATGAAAAGATGAAGGTCACTGTCTCAGCCATGGGCAAAGCACTAGGATCCATACAATGCAAGTTAAATGaagaggtttatatatatatatatattcaaataattcTTGCGTTCCCACTGGTAAGCTCTATGGTGGTTGAGAAAAAGGTGATGAAATTGAGCAAGTTATCGAGGGGGATTGTAAATTTGTAGGTGTGACAGTCGGCGGTTTTTAAGAGGTGGCAATTTAAAGATGTTGGATCTCCACCTTTTGTGTGTTATTCGTGGCAGCCTCCCAAAATGAACGATGGAACTTATTAACCAGTCTAGTTCATGTTGGTGAGTCAGCATAATGAAAGTTGTTAAAGATACCCACTAGTGTAAAGTGATGATAGGTTAAAAGGCAAATTGGAAAAATACTTTGTTTGGAGAATTCGGTTGGTTGTTTCTTGGTACAAGATTATAGTTTTGGTTGGAAAGTAGAAGTGAAATGGGTATTTAATAGAagttttttataaataaatatttatttttggtTTAGCTTCTGGTAAGGTATTGAGTTTATTAGTAACAAGTTTTTGTAATGTTGATCCAATGGGTTTGCCTAAAGGTGCAAACTTTTTTTGTGACACATGGGTTTTGTTGTCCTTTGGGTATTAACTTGATTGTTCAATGCAGTAGCTCCTGGAAAGCTCACCAAAGGTTGGGTCATCTTAATCATATTCGTATCTACAACCTCATCATTAacggtgttcttgttcttgttccaaaagtggagGTTTTCCTTATTACTTGAATTAGGGCCATCCTTGTTATCTTTGTAGATCTTGATGTTACCTTGCTCCAGGAGGATCTTTTCAATGGATAGCTCCTTTTCAATGACTTCCTGAAATGTGGTCGAACATAATTTACGAAGCTATAATCCAATCTCACAATTCAGGTTCTACGTGAAGATCtcaaccatttgtttttgtggaacaTGACAAGGGCAACTACTAGCCAAACTtatccatctttgtaagaaggatGAACAAGATTCTCCATTGCGTTGCTTGGTGTTACATAGAGTTGTCATAGAGACCTCATGATCAATATTATAGGAGAAGTGTTTAATGAATTTCTTAGCCAACTCACCCCAAGACCTAATCCTAGGAGGTAATCATGAAAACCACTCCATAGTTTGCCCACTTAAGCTATGTGGCAAGAGGCACATTAGATAAGAATAATCGTGAGCCACCTTGATACAAGTAATGAAGAACTCTCTAATGTGTTCCTTAGGATCATCTTTTCCCCTATACTTGTCAATTTAGGCACATTGAAATTggggggaaaaggtggcatgtatatagtcctatcaaaaggataaggacaaatattCTGAAGTGTATAATTCTTGATAGGGGCCCTTATTTGCATGCTAGCCAATTGTTGTTGTGATTCTCGCACTTGTTGCAAATTTCCATTATGTTTTACCATATCTATTTGATCCATCCCTATTCCTAAGGCattaggtggtggaggaggaggaatgTAGTGATTGTAATGACCACTTGGAGGGGAAATATAAGCATGATGTTGGCCACCGAGTGGAGGCGGAGGAACATAGCTATTGTATTGATCCCCATGGAGAGGTGGAGGAGGAATGTAATTATTGTTGTGACCACTTGGAGGAGGGACATAAGTATGATATTGTTGGCGTTGCAAGTAGTGTTTTGGATTAGTGCAAAATGGGTTTTTTAGGGACCCGAAACCCATACAAAAAGAAACAGTCTACAAAGACAAACTAGTAGCGAAGCCACAACGAGCTAGTAGCAACAAAAAACAACAGAAAATAAGGTCTAAAGACCCAAAGATTAAACAATTTCGTTCAACATTTGAACTATTTTAACATTTTTCTTAATAAAAGTACTATTGATATTAACTAACTCCTCCATATCAGTGGCTTTAACCTACTTACCTTTATCCCTTCTTCAGTTGCAACTTGAAGGTCTCTAATTAGTCTAGGTCTCGCCTTCCTAGATGAACTCCTTTACCTTGCCTTTGCTGCAGATTGATATTGAGGGGGAGGCATGAGTGGCCGAAGGGGAAACATTAAGAGATTGAGCCTTTTCATTTAGCCTCTGAAGGCCCTCCGTGCTATGGGTCAT
The nucleotide sequence above comes from Cryptomeria japonica chromosome 11, Sugi_1.0, whole genome shotgun sequence. Encoded proteins:
- the LOC131041219 gene encoding WAT1-related protein At5g07050 isoform X2, whose protein sequence is MAEIGSSCCVGLAPLYEKSKPVLAMISIQFGYAGMNIISKVALNQGMSHFTLVFYRKTRPKLTFGIFCQIFLSALLGATINQNFYYAGLDYTSTTFACAISNIVPALTFLMAIPLRLERVGIRTSAGQAKVLGTIVCVGGAMFMTVYKGMAIQLWTTHIHVSEGQANASQPKDWIKGSLLIVGSCIFWSSWFIMQAKISNKYSAQYSSTALMCFLVVIQSGVITLIFEGRNPSVWAIGWDLKLLTAIYSGVVTSAISVCVMSWCILKRGPLFVTMFSPLLMVIVAVMSSIVLDEKLHLGSVIGSVLIIIGLYSVLWGKGKEMEKVTKTLKGDSVESLSGHDLSNHSGCEISYTKKPTKSPTKEDPSNNSNNNTAIQETSIDCSGIDKTILEDQEDDMVITAEETHKQIGEGCV
- the LOC131041219 gene encoding WAT1-related protein At5g07050 isoform X1, translated to MAEIGSSCCVGLAPLYEKSKPVLAMISIQFGYAGMNIISKVALNQGMSHFTLVFYRHVIATLVTAPLAYVLERKTRPKLTFGIFCQIFLSALLGATINQNFYYAGLDYTSTTFACAISNIVPALTFLMAIPLRLERVGIRTSAGQAKVLGTIVCVGGAMFMTVYKGMAIQLWTTHIHVSEGQANASQPKDWIKGSLLIVGSCIFWSSWFIMQAKISNKYSAQYSSTALMCFLVVIQSGVITLIFEGRNPSVWAIGWDLKLLTAIYSGVVTSAISVCVMSWCILKRGPLFVTMFSPLLMVIVAVMSSIVLDEKLHLGSVIGSVLIIIGLYSVLWGKGKEMEKVTKTLKGDSVESLSGHDLSNHSGCEISYTKKPTKSPTKEDPSNNSNNNTAIQETSIDCSGIDKTILEDQEDDMVITAEETHKQIGEGCV